A genomic window from Luteolibacter sp. LG18 includes:
- a CDS encoding autotransporter-associated beta strand repeat-containing protein translates to MKLKHLHLLGTATIFLAGPLAHAASQTWDGDTDSTWATGANWVGNAAPGSTTTTSNDRATFNTALFGGTRGGAGDPVQITDLAANPRRIGLILFDTANVGPYVIGASGGNTLYLSAQSGSTNSVTMSDTVTTSQTLAGPLKMTQPSGQSDNYGFINNSSTTAANLIISGNIDATNTTRTWQFILDGTNTGNNIISGNINNTTTTGNGGAGPIIKNGTGTWILSGTNIFIGNVSGGNNVHPIVTNGVQVNAGTLVVENNLAFGNTAGAKVFVNGGTLELNSSGPNGSITLENALTVTVASGATVRSAGTNTTNAKITFATGAAVSSTLSTVNAADVFTIGNAANDFSGGASDTVVHIAGPGTVLLSQASNYVGSVSVDNGTLNLGTSTSLGTSGVVNVGSGAKLQTLGNNLALNSLTGAGTLSNGTASTTATVTLTNTSANTFGQLQNGAGTLAFTKAGTGSLTLSGTSNYTGATTLSAGTLNVTGSLGSTAVTAASGSTLSGSGSIAGGVTAGTGVHIAPGDGGDAAIGTLTTGTLSLGSGSQLDIGVTNASTLDKVTVSATDGLTINGGQVNLNGGTGTFTTNGVYNLIAYTGTIGGAGVSSLTLNSLNKSSTKNYTFGTSGGYVTLTVEDSGAAETFWNVNADGNWTTNGNWTPAFAPSGTGALASFGGGGTEITANRTISVDGTITLGALSFNGAANGKSYTLANGGGIIILSNVGTGALVTDTSGNHTIDSLLSLTSSGATFAVINAADTLTVSGIIDGSGTPLIKDGAGTLVLSGTNTYTNGTTINNGTLVINSVASMGDVTGITKINAGTLLTTQDITSSREIQISSSTSAISVDAGKTYSLSGVVKDGSGVGTLNKAGSGTLALTGTNTYTGGTVINAGTVQINTASSLGDAAGAVTINNAVLQATATITGTRNFTLGNANSTFSVDNGMTYTVNGVVSGNTLNKVGTGILTLNGTNTFSSSILKAGTVKLGGANAGIGTGTVTFQGGTLSSQAAGAGDPGGGGYGFANNFVVASGDTGTLNLAYRGGLSGTLTGAGTFNVNTHGVRDDFSGNWSAFTGQINVGTQTGFGDFRINTTSGFGTSKVSLASGVSMYVILNFGSGGATFNMGELSGAAGSYLGGGPVAGRVATYNVGGANTTATFAGVLQNGSGTVAVAKSGTGAWTLSGINTYTGNTSVNAGSLILADNGGLTFRPTTNGTTNAISGTASGTLQLDGDFTIDTSAATIANGNSWTLVNRAALGSVTFGSTFTVVGFTENADVWTKVDGSNTWTFTESTGVLSLTISGYSSWATTNGLTGAAGFENGAGDDPDHDGISNVLEYVLGGNPLSSSGSVLPHLAIDPANFVFTFTRNVDSKTDVTLVFQYGTNLSGWTNVSVGSSSSGPDANGVSVNVAAGTPENITVTVPRAVAGSAPLFGRLKATK, encoded by the coding sequence GTGAAACTCAAGCATCTGCATCTACTCGGAACCGCCACCATCTTCCTCGCCGGGCCCCTCGCCCACGCCGCCAGCCAAACGTGGGACGGCGACACGGATTCCACCTGGGCCACCGGTGCCAACTGGGTGGGCAACGCGGCTCCCGGCTCCACCACCACGACGTCCAACGACCGGGCGACGTTCAACACCGCGCTGTTCGGCGGTACCCGTGGCGGCGCTGGCGATCCGGTCCAGATCACGGATCTCGCCGCCAATCCCCGCCGCATCGGTTTGATCTTGTTCGATACGGCCAACGTCGGTCCTTATGTGATTGGAGCCTCAGGTGGCAACACGCTGTATCTTTCGGCCCAAAGCGGTTCGACCAACTCGGTCACCATGAGCGACACGGTCACCACCTCGCAGACCCTGGCCGGCCCTCTCAAGATGACGCAGCCGAGCGGGCAGAGCGACAACTACGGTTTCATCAACAACTCCTCCACCACTGCCGCGAACCTGATCATCTCGGGCAACATCGACGCCACCAACACCACCCGCACCTGGCAGTTCATTCTCGATGGAACGAACACCGGCAACAACATCATCAGCGGAAACATCAACAACACCACCACCACCGGCAATGGTGGCGCTGGCCCGATCATCAAGAACGGCACGGGAACCTGGATCCTGTCCGGCACGAACATCTTCATCGGCAACGTAAGTGGCGGCAACAACGTGCATCCGATCGTCACGAACGGCGTGCAGGTGAACGCCGGCACGCTCGTGGTGGAAAACAATCTGGCCTTCGGCAACACCGCCGGGGCGAAAGTATTCGTCAACGGCGGCACGCTGGAACTTAACTCGAGCGGCCCGAACGGCAGCATCACCCTTGAGAACGCCCTGACGGTGACCGTGGCGAGCGGTGCGACGGTCCGCTCAGCCGGCACCAACACCACCAATGCCAAGATCACCTTCGCCACCGGAGCCGCAGTGAGCTCCACTCTCTCGACGGTGAACGCGGCGGACGTCTTCACGATCGGCAACGCCGCGAACGACTTCAGCGGTGGTGCCAGCGACACCGTGGTGCACATCGCCGGCCCCGGCACCGTCCTGCTCTCCCAGGCCAGCAACTACGTCGGCTCCGTCTCGGTCGACAACGGCACCCTCAACCTCGGAACCTCGACCTCGCTCGGCACCTCGGGGGTCGTGAATGTCGGCAGCGGCGCGAAGTTGCAGACCTTGGGCAACAACCTCGCCCTGAACTCCCTCACCGGTGCCGGCACGCTGAGCAACGGGACCGCGAGCACGACCGCCACGGTGACGCTCACCAACACCAGCGCGAACACCTTCGGCCAGCTGCAAAACGGAGCCGGCACCCTGGCCTTCACCAAGGCCGGCACCGGCAGCCTGACGCTCTCCGGGACCAGCAACTACACCGGTGCGACCACCCTAAGCGCCGGCACCCTGAACGTTACCGGCAGCCTTGGCAGCACGGCGGTGACCGCGGCCAGCGGCTCGACTCTTTCGGGCAGCGGCTCGATCGCGGGCGGCGTGACCGCCGGCACCGGCGTCCACATCGCCCCGGGCGATGGCGGCGATGCGGCGATCGGCACCCTGACCACCGGCACGCTCTCCCTTGGCTCCGGCTCGCAACTCGACATCGGCGTCACCAACGCGTCGACGCTGGACAAGGTCACCGTGTCCGCAACCGACGGCCTGACCATCAACGGCGGCCAGGTCAACCTCAATGGAGGAACCGGCACGTTCACCACGAACGGGGTTTACAACCTGATCGCCTACACCGGCACCATTGGCGGAGCGGGAGTGAGCTCGCTCACGCTCAACAGCCTGAACAAATCCTCGACCAAGAACTACACCTTCGGCACTTCCGGTGGTTACGTGACCTTGACGGTTGAGGACAGCGGCGCGGCCGAGACCTTCTGGAACGTGAATGCCGACGGAAACTGGACCACCAACGGCAACTGGACCCCCGCCTTCGCCCCCAGCGGCACGGGTGCCCTCGCCTCGTTCGGCGGCGGCGGCACGGAGATCACCGCGAACCGCACCATCTCGGTGGACGGCACCATCACCTTGGGGGCCCTCTCCTTCAATGGAGCTGCCAATGGCAAAAGCTACACCCTCGCGAATGGCGGCGGGATCATCATCCTCAGCAACGTAGGAACCGGCGCGTTGGTCACCGACACCTCGGGCAACCACACGATCGACTCCCTCCTGAGCCTGACGAGCAGCGGTGCAACCTTCGCCGTCATCAATGCTGCCGACACCCTGACGGTGAGCGGCATCATCGACGGCAGCGGCACCCCGCTGATCAAAGATGGCGCCGGCACCCTGGTGCTCAGCGGCACGAACACCTACACCAATGGCACCACCATCAACAACGGCACGCTCGTAATCAACAGCGTGGCCAGCATGGGGGACGTGACAGGCATCACCAAGATCAACGCGGGCACCCTGCTGACGACCCAGGACATCACCAGTTCACGGGAAATCCAGATCAGCAGCTCCACCAGCGCCATCTCGGTGGATGCCGGCAAGACCTACTCCCTCAGCGGTGTGGTCAAGGACGGTAGCGGTGTTGGCACCCTCAACAAGGCGGGCAGCGGCACACTGGCTCTGACGGGCACGAACACCTATACCGGCGGCACCGTCATCAACGCGGGCACCGTGCAAATCAACACCGCCTCCAGCCTGGGTGACGCCGCGGGAGCGGTCACGATCAACAACGCGGTGCTCCAGGCAACCGCGACCATCACCGGCACACGCAACTTCACCCTGGGGAACGCGAACAGCACCTTCTCGGTGGACAACGGCATGACCTACACGGTCAACGGCGTGGTCAGCGGCAACACCTTGAACAAGGTCGGTACCGGCATCCTGACCCTGAACGGCACCAACACCTTCTCCTCGTCGATCCTGAAGGCGGGCACGGTGAAACTCGGCGGTGCCAATGCCGGCATCGGCACCGGAACGGTGACCTTCCAGGGTGGCACGCTCAGCTCGCAGGCCGCGGGTGCGGGCGATCCGGGTGGTGGTGGCTACGGCTTCGCAAACAACTTCGTGGTCGCGTCCGGTGACACCGGCACGCTCAATCTTGCCTACCGTGGCGGACTGAGCGGCACGCTGACCGGAGCGGGCACGTTCAACGTCAACACCCATGGCGTCCGCGATGACTTCAGCGGCAACTGGAGCGCGTTCACCGGCCAGATCAACGTCGGAACCCAAACGGGCTTCGGCGACTTCCGGATCAACACCACCAGCGGCTTCGGCACTTCGAAGGTCAGCCTGGCCAGCGGAGTGAGCATGTATGTGATCCTTAACTTCGGTTCGGGCGGCGCCACCTTCAACATGGGTGAACTGAGCGGCGCGGCGGGCAGCTACCTCGGTGGCGGACCGGTCGCGGGCCGCGTGGCCACCTACAATGTCGGCGGGGCGAACACCACGGCGACCTTCGCAGGGGTCCTGCAGAATGGTTCCGGAACCGTCGCCGTCGCCAAATCCGGCACCGGTGCCTGGACGCTGTCCGGCATCAACACCTACACGGGCAACACCTCGGTCAACGCCGGCTCGCTGATCCTCGCGGACAACGGCGGGCTAACCTTCAGGCCAACCACCAACGGTACCACCAACGCGATCAGCGGAACCGCCTCCGGCACCCTGCAGCTCGACGGTGACTTCACCATCGACACCAGCGCTGCGACCATCGCCAACGGCAACAGCTGGACGCTGGTCAACCGCGCCGCGCTTGGCTCCGTGACCTTCGGCTCGACCTTCACCGTCGTCGGCTTCACCGAGAACGCCGATGTCTGGACCAAGGTCGATGGCTCGAACACCTGGACCTTCACCGAGTCCACGGGGGTGCTGTCCCTGACGATCAGCGGTTACTCCAGCTGGGCCACCACCAACGGCCTGACCGGAGCCGCAGGCTTCGAAAACGGCGCCGGCGATGATCCGGATCACGACGGGATCTCGAACGTTCTGGAATACGTCCTGGGTGGCAACCCGCTGTCTTCCTCTGGCTCGGTGCTGCCGCACCTCGCGATCGATCCGGCGAACTTCGTGTTCACGTTCACCCGCAACGTGGACTCGAAGACCGACGTGACCCTGGTCTTCCAATACGGCACGAACCTGTCCGGATGGACCAACGTGTCGGTGGGCTCCAGCAGCTCCGGTCCGGATGCCAACGGAGTGAGCGTGAATGTCGCCGCCGGCACTCCCGAAAACATCACCGTGACCGTGCCCCGTGCGGTGGCCGGTTCCGCCCCGCTCTTCGGCCGATTGAAGGCAACGAAGTGA